One window from the genome of Spiractinospora alimapuensis encodes:
- a CDS encoding arginase family protein, which yields MVALHEVVAQHVAAIVGRGEQVVVASGDCMVALGVAAGLQRAGVEPGIVWLDAHGDLQTLETTPSGYLGGMPLSVLLGYRPELWGRPMGLRPFLEDDILLVGARDLDPSEAEYLRTSRIRRAAVEDPVADHIASRPHLVHLDTDVVDPAELTGQLFPTANGAGKERVRQTVADVIGRASSVPALSVGLTSAPERVATDPWYRHLLTGLMER from the coding sequence ATGGTCGCCCTGCACGAGGTGGTCGCCCAGCACGTCGCCGCGATCGTGGGACGTGGCGAGCAGGTGGTCGTCGCGTCTGGCGACTGCATGGTCGCGCTCGGGGTCGCAGCGGGGCTCCAGCGGGCCGGCGTCGAGCCGGGGATCGTGTGGTTGGACGCGCACGGTGACCTCCAGACCCTGGAGACGACCCCGTCCGGCTACCTCGGCGGAATGCCCCTGAGCGTTCTGCTCGGCTACCGGCCCGAGCTGTGGGGTCGGCCCATGGGGCTGCGCCCGTTCCTCGAGGACGACATCCTGCTCGTCGGCGCACGCGACCTGGACCCGTCGGAGGCTGAATACCTGCGGACGTCGCGGATCCGCCGGGCCGCCGTGGAGGACCCCGTCGCCGACCACATCGCGTCCCGCCCCCACCTGGTCCACCTGGACACCGACGTCGTGGACCCCGCGGAACTGACGGGACAGCTCTTCCCCACCGCGAACGGGGCCGGGAAGGAGCGGGTGCGACAAACGGTCGCCGACGTCATCGGCCGAGCGTCCTCCGTGCCCGCGTTGAGCGTGGGCCTGACGAGCGCGCCGGAGCGGGTCGCGACCGACCCCTGGTACCGGCACCTCCTCACGGGCCTGATGGAGCGTTAA
- a CDS encoding TetR/AcrR family transcriptional regulator codes for MSAVRERRERERAARHQLIVAAARELAEAEGWEAVTTRRLAERVEYSQPVLYSHFSGKDAIVRAVAIDGFGRLGAHLHHARTATPWRREALRAACRAYLEFASKRPALYQAMFVMPTDLKFAHAETPPELRAAFDEFVSCFRPDNARRELFAEVIWSALHGIAVLSESGRIPPDSEEERLDFLITQLADTPSSG; via the coding sequence ATGTCAGCCGTCAGAGAGCGTCGTGAACGGGAACGCGCCGCACGCCATCAACTGATCGTGGCCGCGGCCCGTGAGCTCGCCGAGGCCGAGGGCTGGGAGGCGGTCACGACCCGACGGCTCGCGGAACGCGTGGAGTACAGCCAGCCGGTGCTCTACAGCCACTTCAGCGGCAAGGACGCCATCGTGCGCGCCGTCGCGATCGACGGCTTCGGTCGGCTCGGCGCCCACTTGCACCACGCACGGACGGCCACCCCCTGGCGGCGCGAGGCGCTCCGGGCCGCGTGCCGCGCCTATCTGGAGTTCGCGAGCAAGCGGCCCGCGCTGTACCAGGCCATGTTCGTCATGCCGACGGACCTGAAGTTCGCGCACGCCGAGACGCCGCCCGAGCTGCGGGCGGCGTTCGACGAGTTCGTCAGTTGTTTTCGCCCCGACAACGCGCGCCGCGAACTGTTCGCGGAGGTCATCTGGAGCGCCCTGCACGGCATCGCCGTCTTGTCGGAGAGCGGACGCATCCCGCCGGACAGCGAGGAGGAACGCCTGGACTTCCTCATCACCCAGCTCGCCGACACTCCGAGCTCGGGTTAA
- a CDS encoding SGNH/GDSL hydrolase family protein: MANENPPEPSRRRARWQPGVFGLLAICVGAFAVTLPFTPFGPGGLRFGEAEPESVTVDATPPLGIAELMIVGDSTAQGSAGDYTWRYRLWTHLNEDSEVEARFVGPYDELFSLAGGEDAATAYAEPDFDTEHASVWGTTVERLADEIGGHVAEFEPDYLLVMAGLNDMLTGSDADAVGNRIADLVATARVARGDLQVVVSELPPVWGTTDDSRLNEEIAAFNAALPGLAAELTGEDSPVVVARSAEEYAPADDNWDPVHPNANGEVKIAAAFADTLADELGLGEPYARPLPDLPVGPRIAPEVSVEPDPEDDGSVRLTWDPVPGATNYEVEQRRVEPDPDDQVPVPGPVTGFADNPRGLRVEHLLAGATYSFVVRPLRGEDAGEEAEVRVELDLPAPAAPEDLTFTSGNVSLEWSGDTTATHFAVWRRALDCAEDDPTDCEPVDDDDPADAPDSWEAVTVTDESSWEVDTVGASGYEFLVRSHRDFVEGEFSAPVTSTD; encoded by the coding sequence GTGGCGAACGAGAACCCCCCGGAGCCGTCGCGGCGCCGAGCCCGCTGGCAGCCTGGCGTGTTCGGGCTCCTCGCTATCTGCGTGGGTGCCTTCGCGGTCACCCTCCCCTTCACCCCGTTCGGACCGGGCGGGCTGCGCTTCGGCGAAGCGGAGCCGGAGTCGGTGACCGTCGACGCCACCCCACCACTGGGGATCGCCGAGCTGATGATCGTGGGCGACTCCACCGCGCAGGGCAGCGCGGGGGACTACACATGGCGGTACCGACTGTGGACGCATCTCAACGAGGACTCCGAGGTGGAGGCGCGCTTCGTCGGCCCCTACGACGAGCTGTTCAGCCTCGCCGGAGGAGAGGACGCCGCTACCGCCTACGCCGAGCCGGACTTCGACACCGAGCACGCGAGCGTCTGGGGCACCACCGTCGAGCGCCTCGCCGACGAGATCGGCGGCCACGTGGCGGAGTTCGAGCCGGACTACCTCCTGGTCATGGCCGGGCTCAACGACATGCTGACCGGGAGCGACGCCGACGCGGTGGGCAACCGGATCGCCGACCTCGTCGCCACCGCCCGGGTCGCCCGTGGGGACCTGCAGGTCGTGGTCTCGGAGCTCCCACCCGTGTGGGGCACCACCGACGACAGCCGTCTCAACGAGGAGATCGCGGCGTTCAACGCGGCCCTGCCCGGGCTCGCCGCCGAACTCACGGGTGAGGACTCTCCCGTCGTGGTGGCGCGGTCGGCGGAGGAGTACGCGCCGGCCGACGACAACTGGGATCCGGTCCACCCCAACGCCAACGGCGAGGTCAAGATCGCCGCCGCGTTCGCCGACACCCTCGCCGACGAGCTCGGTCTCGGGGAGCCCTACGCTCGACCGCTCCCCGACCTACCCGTGGGGCCACGGATCGCCCCGGAGGTCAGTGTGGAGCCCGACCCCGAGGACGACGGCAGCGTCCGCCTCACCTGGGACCCGGTCCCCGGTGCGACCAACTACGAGGTGGAGCAGCGGCGGGTCGAGCCGGACCCCGACGACCAGGTGCCCGTGCCGGGCCCCGTCACCGGGTTCGCCGACAACCCCCGAGGTCTCCGCGTGGAGCATCTGTTGGCCGGCGCCACCTACTCCTTCGTCGTACGGCCCCTGCGGGGGGAGGACGCGGGGGAGGAGGCCGAGGTGCGGGTCGAGTTGGACCTGCCCGCCCCGGCGGCCCCCGAGGACCTCACGTTCACGAGCGGGAACGTGTCGCTGGAGTGGAGCGGGGACACCACCGCCACCCACTTCGCCGTGTGGCGCCGCGCCCTGGACTGCGCGGAGGACGACCCCACGGACTGCGAGCCCGTGGACGATGACGACCCCGCCGACGCCCCCGACTCCTGGGAGGCGGTGACGGTCACCGACGAATCGTCGTGGGAGGTCGACACTGTCGGCGCCTCGGGGTATGAATTCCTGGTGCGATCCCACCGTGACTTCGTCGAGGGGGAGTTCTCCGCACCCGTCACGAGCACCGACTGA
- a CDS encoding suppressor of fused domain protein has translation MDHEETDAAPGWDAIDAALSPVYPDTDPLHYAPEVPWALGGENPLDGVSLYPRAAPVPHWHIVTYGMSELYGKESDDPEESGWGFEFTMRATGDTRGDSAPMWPVTLLGTLAKYVYDNGNPFAPGHTIGVNGPINPERPETAIRAITFVEDPELGSIDTDNGRVTFLQVVGITEPEYEAARGGGARGLLDSIGPRLPLFVTDDARGSLLN, from the coding sequence ATGGACCATGAGGAAACCGACGCGGCACCCGGTTGGGACGCGATCGACGCGGCCCTGAGCCCCGTCTACCCCGACACCGATCCGCTGCACTACGCCCCCGAGGTTCCCTGGGCGCTGGGTGGTGAGAACCCGCTGGACGGCGTCAGTCTCTATCCCCGCGCCGCCCCCGTGCCGCACTGGCACATCGTCACCTACGGCATGAGCGAGCTGTACGGCAAGGAATCCGACGATCCGGAGGAGTCGGGCTGGGGGTTCGAATTCACCATGCGGGCGACCGGTGACACTCGGGGGGACTCCGCGCCCATGTGGCCGGTGACGTTGCTGGGAACGCTGGCGAAGTATGTGTACGACAACGGCAACCCGTTCGCGCCGGGGCACACGATCGGCGTCAACGGTCCTATCAACCCCGAGCGGCCCGAAACCGCGATTCGCGCGATCACCTTCGTCGAGGACCCCGAACTCGGCTCCATCGATACCGACAACGGGAGGGTGACCTTCCTCCAAGTCGTGGGGATCACCGAACCGGAGTACGAAGCCGCCCGCGGAGGCGGAGCCCGGGGACTGCTGGACTCGATCGGCCCACGGCTGCCCCTGTTCGTGACCGACGACGCCCGGGGCTCGCTGCTGAACTGA
- a CDS encoding MmcQ/YjbR family DNA-binding protein, with the protein MVTWEEVVALGRELPEVEEGTSYRTPALKVRGKGFARLRSEYEGGLVLFCGLDEKEALLASGDPAYYTTSHYDGYGAIIVDLTQVAKDELEELLTESWRRKAPASLRKRFDESAR; encoded by the coding sequence ATGGTCACCTGGGAAGAGGTCGTCGCCCTGGGACGTGAGCTCCCCGAGGTGGAGGAGGGTACGTCGTACCGCACTCCCGCGCTGAAGGTCCGCGGCAAGGGCTTCGCCCGTCTCCGCAGCGAGTACGAGGGCGGACTCGTCCTCTTCTGCGGCCTCGACGAGAAGGAGGCCCTCCTCGCCTCCGGCGACCCCGCCTACTACACGACCTCCCACTACGACGGCTACGGCGCCATCATCGTCGACCTCACCCAGGTGGCGAAGGACGAGCTCGAGGAACTCCTCACCGAGTCCTGGCGCCGGAAGGCCCCCGCCAGCCTCAGGAAACGCTTCGACGAGTCGGCGCGATAG
- a CDS encoding carboxymuconolactone decarboxylase family protein — MEARLSASGNPIAERTLKHLTSINATIANSPLPTATQELVKIRASQINGCGFCVDMHTKDAAASGESPVRINLVAGWREATVYTDAERVALELAEQGTRLADSAGVSDDLWAAATTHYDEAQLSSLVSLIAVINAFNRINVITQQPAGDYQPGQFG; from the coding sequence ATGGAGGCTCGACTCAGCGCGTCCGGCAACCCGATAGCGGAAAGGACCCTGAAACACCTAACGTCGATCAACGCGACGATCGCCAACTCCCCGCTGCCCACCGCGACCCAGGAACTCGTGAAGATCCGGGCCAGCCAGATCAACGGCTGCGGGTTCTGCGTCGACATGCACACCAAGGACGCCGCCGCGTCGGGCGAGAGCCCGGTCCGGATCAACCTCGTCGCCGGCTGGCGGGAGGCCACGGTGTACACCGACGCCGAACGCGTCGCCCTGGAGCTCGCGGAACAGGGGACCCGCCTCGCCGACAGCGCGGGAGTCAGCGACGACCTCTGGGCCGCCGCCACCACGCACTACGACGAGGCCCAGCTCAGCAGCCTGGTGTCCCTCATCGCGGTCATCAACGCGTTCAACCGGATCAACGTCATCACCCAACAACCCGCCGGCGACTACCAGCCCGGCCAGTTCGGCTGA
- a CDS encoding MmcQ/YjbR family DNA-binding protein, whose translation MITWKEVVAMARDLPEVERGRSMSTPALNVRGKSFAWRRGTEGGLVLYCSLATKEALVTSGNPAYYTIPHHKGHGTIIVDLKHVEEDKLWGLLVESWRRKAPASLRDKWDESAR comes from the coding sequence ATGATCACCTGGAAAGAGGTCGTGGCCATGGCGCGCGACCTTCCCGAGGTCGAGCGGGGACGATCGATGTCGACCCCCGCCCTGAACGTCCGCGGCAAGAGTTTCGCGTGGCGCCGGGGCACGGAGGGTGGGCTGGTCCTCTACTGCAGTCTCGCCACGAAAGAGGCCCTGGTCACCTCCGGAAACCCCGCCTACTACACGATTCCCCACCACAAGGGACACGGCACCATCATCGTCGATCTCAAGCACGTCGAGGAGGACAAACTGTGGGGACTCCTCGTCGAGTCCTGGCGCCGCAAGGCCCCCGCCAGCCTGCGCGACAAGTGGGATGAGTCGGCACGGTAG
- a CDS encoding DUF4267 domain-containing protein, with protein sequence MVTTVATVLAGLIGAGVFFLGVVGLSAPRFAAGFGIPHTPTEDPTFRSWLAVKAVRDLGAGLFILIVLVGGSTHLLGWLVLAATVIPTGDALIVLRGGGPRSAVYGVHGATALAVLVVGVLLLVG encoded by the coding sequence ATGGTCACCACCGTCGCCACCGTGCTCGCCGGGCTGATCGGGGCGGGGGTCTTCTTCCTCGGCGTGGTCGGCCTCTCCGCCCCGCGGTTCGCGGCGGGTTTCGGCATCCCGCACACGCCGACGGAGGACCCCACCTTCCGGTCGTGGCTCGCGGTCAAGGCCGTGCGCGACCTCGGTGCCGGGCTCTTCATCCTCATCGTGCTGGTCGGCGGGTCGACGCACCTGTTGGGCTGGCTCGTGCTGGCGGCGACCGTCATCCCCACCGGTGACGCGTTGATCGTGCTGCGCGGCGGGGGACCGAGGTCGGCGGTCTACGGGGTCCACGGGGCCACCGCGCTCGCGGTGCTGGTGGTCGGGGTCCTCCTCCTCGTCGGCTAG
- a CDS encoding DMT family protein: MAGLLVALVSAVIYAVGLIIEQGALHRSESLSVRRPLHLARILVSNPRWLGGCALAAIGSVGLIVALGLAPVSVVQPSFASGIAAILLLRAALAGGTRAITRGEWVALGLMPLALGLLGLSLGGENEVGTSANLPALVGLSLGTVAVCVAAVAWRGTGPAVSAVALAIAAGLSQGVAGLQGKGMGGALADEGVIGAIPAVLTSPFPYLYVVGWAVGIVLFQTSLQRSRASVTAPVSNVVGNLFVVTLGTVIYAEPLPDDPLDLLLRVGGIALSLAVIVLVRSDVASVEADTARLRSRIGPDGGADRGGDGRAS; the protein is encoded by the coding sequence GTGGCCGGATTGCTCGTCGCGTTGGTGTCGGCGGTGATCTACGCCGTGGGCCTGATCATCGAGCAGGGCGCCCTGCACCGGTCGGAGAGTCTGAGTGTGCGGCGGCCCCTGCACCTCGCCCGCATCCTGGTCTCCAACCCGCGATGGCTCGGCGGATGCGCGCTGGCCGCGATCGGGAGCGTCGGGCTGATCGTGGCGCTCGGCCTCGCGCCGGTTTCCGTGGTCCAGCCGTCCTTCGCCAGCGGAATCGCCGCGATCCTGCTGCTGCGCGCGGCCTTGGCCGGCGGGACTCGGGCCATCACCCGTGGCGAGTGGGTGGCCCTCGGCCTGATGCCCCTGGCCTTGGGCCTGCTCGGCCTCTCCCTCGGCGGCGAGAACGAAGTGGGCACCAGCGCGAACCTCCCCGCTCTCGTGGGCCTGAGCCTCGGCACCGTCGCGGTGTGCGTGGCGGCCGTCGCGTGGCGGGGTACCGGTCCGGCCGTATCCGCCGTCGCCCTCGCCATCGCGGCCGGCCTGTCCCAGGGGGTGGCCGGGCTCCAGGGCAAGGGGATGGGCGGCGCGCTCGCCGACGAGGGCGTCATCGGGGCGATCCCCGCGGTGCTCACCTCGCCGTTCCCCTACCTCTACGTCGTGGGTTGGGCCGTGGGCATCGTGCTGTTCCAGACCTCGCTCCAGCGCAGCCGCGCGTCGGTGACCGCTCCGGTGTCCAACGTGGTGGGCAACCTGTTCGTGGTCACCCTCGGCACGGTCATCTACGCCGAACCGTTGCCCGACGATCCCCTCGACCTGCTGCTGCGGGTCGGTGGCATCGCCCTGAGCCTGGCCGTGATCGTCCTGGTGCGTTCGGACGTGGCGAGCGTCGAGGCCGACACCGCCCGGCTGCGTTCCCGGATCGGTCCGGACGGCGGGGCTGACCGGGGCGGCGACGGGCGCGCCTCCTAG
- a CDS encoding DUF4345 domain-containing protein encodes MAGTRSTKSKRTRVARGVVRAVLAGTGVLGLTTGSLIAARGGAALPGGRECGPSEESAMRFYAVWWALGGAVMLNAARSESPNPVVANTAAGAIFVGGLARLGAAWKTGWPHPFFRAMIAMEMLAPPAFVALNRLAQREDDTTSTR; translated from the coding sequence ATGGCAGGCACCCGGAGCACGAAGTCGAAGCGGACGCGCGTCGCCCGAGGGGTCGTACGCGCCGTACTGGCCGGCACGGGAGTGCTGGGCCTCACGACCGGCAGCCTCATCGCCGCTCGTGGTGGCGCGGCGCTTCCCGGTGGACGCGAGTGCGGCCCGAGTGAGGAGAGCGCCATGCGCTTCTACGCGGTCTGGTGGGCGCTGGGCGGTGCGGTCATGCTCAACGCCGCCCGTAGTGAGTCGCCCAACCCGGTGGTCGCCAACACGGCCGCGGGAGCGATATTCGTCGGCGGGCTGGCGCGGCTCGGCGCGGCCTGGAAGACGGGCTGGCCCCACCCCTTCTTCCGCGCGATGATCGCCATGGAGATGCTGGCTCCCCCGGCCTTCGTCGCCCTCAACCGCCTCGCCCAGCGGGAGGACGACACCACCTCCACACGTTGA